A region from the Bactrocera dorsalis isolate Fly_Bdor chromosome 1, ASM2337382v1, whole genome shotgun sequence genome encodes:
- the LOC125777906 gene encoding uncharacterized protein LOC125777906 yields the protein MEDNSRVVPSATWALRRPGEIRIEGIGSSAAVYSKGHITVQMQAAFDNNINFKLEAYVVPTITSVTPDTHIGAEAWSHLKDLTLADPTFATPSPVDLLLGADVLTGLFQEGFIQGSPEQLCALNTRLGWVVFGPVISSAPSTLHTSLTAKCVNEQRLDTLLRSFWELEEPILSSEVQVDDCETIFNDTVTRTSDGRYQVQILFRPDAPALGESHHSALRQFLQLERRLMNDPCLREQYIAFMREYIALDHMEVSKQAFTNKENGYFIPHHAVTTKFRVVFNASAKTSNGTSLNDTQFSGPQLHANIVDILHRFRKCKVAITADIQKMFRQILVDRRHRKWQQILWRESPNEPLQVYELKTVTYGMACSPFNAIRALRQCVNDNYEVIYDPSRAAAARHSILYNFYVDDYLDSVDSDELAITRAQDVATILKQGQLILGKWNSNSTHVLSAITGTTVSASELELNNSTTKVLGLYWDPVSDELFFKVGLVDDTSMHTKRKVLSDVAKLYDPTGVLAPVVVVAKLFIQDLWKAGLPWDAELPPELLNSWVIFRNSLPDITRLRIPRWLGIRVGSLVHLHGFCDASRKAYAAVIYVQTIDKGGTSRTALVSAKTKIAPIKDVTIPRLELCGAHLLTKVMDNVRQALGLQDALCTYWSDSTIVLCWIRKPPSTFKQYVSNRVAYIQANSDINAWKHIRSESNPADCASRGLSPAVLADHHLWWTGPTCIHQDMEEMRLPSLTEEEEHLSIAESRVVSIFVSRANYQWIMTSTKDNRIPLIEKFSKLSRLLNTTVWLRRWLPKYRGYRNDVVSVAEQHWALLLHVRQAQGNHFKEEIKSLALHSRIAGRSEILALNPFLDADGILRVGGRLTNSDLSEDQRHQIIIPRGALAYLLVADAHTRCLHGGIQQMLQFLRQRFWLIGARAQVKSFIWACTTCRRHLKIIQRQQMASLPKERVLVAPPFSRSGLDYCGPFYVRVGKHRATPTTKTYAAIFICMASRAVHIELAEDLSTQAFIDVYDRFISRRGICATLYSDNGTQFVGANRQMQEDLKAWVTAHAQQHLAAEGTCWKFITPSAPHHGGLWEAAVRSAKKHLLRIMGSQTLRYTACLNSRPLIALYDDPEALTPGDFLIGRPLNCRPDPPLPEAPENRLRYWQRLQKMLEHFWRRWQSEYLNTLQTRNKWTRSEPNVQRGDVVLIRGENLPPSVWRMGRVIDVHPGSDGLVRTVTIEYNTNQTSSNGLPSKQRCQRPVQKLCRLTGPTEELLNREGSAGQDVQDLSSVKCSPAHN from the exons ATGGAGGACAATTCGCGTGTCGTGCCCTCTGCGACCTGGGCTCTCAG GCGTCCAGGGGAGATACGAATTGAAGGAATTGGTTCTAGCGCGGCAGTCTACAGTAAGGGTCATATAACAGTACAGATGCAGGCTGCCTTTGACAACAACATTAACTTCAAACTCGAGGCTTATGTCGTGCCGACAATAACCTCAGTAACGCCAGATACGCATATAGGCGCAGAAGCTTGGAGCCATTTAAAGGATTTAACACTAGCTGACCCAACGTTTGCCACTCCAAGTCCGGTGGATCTGCTACTTGGTGCTGACGTACTAACGGGTCTCTTTCAGGAGGGTTTCATCCAGGGTTCTCCAGAGCAACTTTGCGCTTTAAACACTCGTCTTGGTTGGGTAGTATTTGGACCAGTCATAAGTTCTGCTCCCTCCACTTTACACACATCTCTTACTGCGAAATGTGTCAACGAACAACGGCTAGACACGTTACTTAGAAGCTTCTGGGAACTCGAAGAGCCCATACTATCATCCGAAGTACAGGTGGATGATTGTGAGACGATATTCAACGATACTGTTACCCGTACCTCAGACGGCAGGTACCAGGTGCAAATATTATTTCGACCAGATGCTCCTGCTCTTGGAGAATCTCATCATTCGGCACTCCGCCAGTTTCTACAACTCGAGCGGCGGTTGATGAACGACCCATGCCTTCGTGAGCAGTACATTGCATTTATGCGAGAATACATTGCTCTCGATCATATGGAGGTTAGCAAGCAAGCTTTCACCAACAAAGAAAATGGTTACTTCATACCTCATCATGCGGTAACTACAAAATTTCGCGTAGTTTTCAACGCTTCCGCGAAGACATCGAATGGGACATCCTTAAACGATACACAGTTTTCTGGACCCCAACTACATGCCAATATTGTCGACATCCTTCACCGTTTTCGCAAATGCAAGGTAGCCATCACTGCAGACATACAGAAGATGTTCCGACAAATACTGGTAGATAGACGACATCGTAAATGGCAACAAATACTTTGGCGTGAATCGCCAAATGAACCTCTTCAAGTGTACGAATTGAAGACGGTAACTTATGGAATGGCTTGTAGTCCATTCAACGCAATACGCGCACTGCGTCAATGTGTGAATGACAATTATGAAGTCATCTATGACCCAAGCCGGGCTGCCGCAGCGCGTCATAGCATACTTTATAATTTCTACGTTGATGACTATTTGGATAGCGTCGACAGCGATGAACTTGCTATTACCCGTGCTCAAGATGTAGCGACTATTTTGAAACAAGGACAATTAATATTGGGAAAGTGGAATTCCAATTCTACACACGTATTATCTGCGATAACCGGTACAACAGTTTCTGCATCAGAACTAGAGTTGAACAACTCAACAACAAAGGTATTGGGTCTTTACTGGGATCCAGTGAGCGACGAGCTCTTCTTCAAGGTAGGCTTAGTTGACGACACGTCAATGCATACCAAGCGAAAGGTTTTGAGTGACGTGGCGAAATTATATGATCCAACTGGGGTATTGGCCCCTGTAGTCGTGGTGGCCAAACTATTCATACAGGACTTATGGAAGGCTGGTCTGCCATGGGATGCTGAACTTCCTCCAGAGCTACTCAATTCATGGGTGATATTCCGCAACAGTTTGCCGGATATTACACGACTTCGTATTCCGCGTTGGCTGGGCATACGAGTGGGCTCTTTAGTGCATTTACACGGCTTTTGCGATGCTAGTCGCAAAGCGTATGCAGCAGTTATATATGTTCAAACGATCGATAAAGGTGGTACGTCACGCACAGCTCTTGTTTCAGCGAAGACGAAGATAGCACCAATTAAGGATGTGACGATACCACGCCTAGAACTGTGTGGTGCTCATCTTCTAACTAAGGTGATGGACAACGTACGTCAAGCTTTAGGTCTACAGGACGCCCTATGTACATATTGGAGTGATTCTACTATTGTTTTGTGCTGGATACGCAAACCACCATCCACGTTCAAACAATATGTATCCAACCGGGTAGCTTACATCCAAGCCAATTCAGACATCAACGCTTGGAAGCACATTCGCTCGGAATCAAATCCAGCCGACTGTGCAAGCAGAGGCTTATCTCCCGCCGTCTTAGCAGATCATCATCTTTGGTGGACCGGACCGACGTGCATTCACCAGGACATGGAGGAAATGCGTTTACCTTCTTTAACGGAGGAGGAGGAGCACCTCTCGATTGCTGAATCTCGTGTGGTCTCCATCTTCGTTTCCAGAGCTAATTACCAGTGGATTATGACATCCACGAAAGACAACAGGATACCTCTCATAGAGAAATTTAGTAAATTGAGTCGTTTACTTAACACCACTGTTTGGTTAAGGCGCTGGTTACCCAAATATCGTGGTTACAGGAACGATGTAGTTTCAGTCGCAGAACAGCACTGGGCCTTACTTCTGCATGTTCGACAAGCACAAGGTAATcattttaaagaagaaattaagtCTCTTGCATTACATTCCAGAATTGCGGGTCGTAGTGAAATCTTAGCACTCAATCCTTTCCTGGATGCAGACGGCATACTGAGAGTAGGTGGTCGACTTACAAACTCCGACTTAAGTGAAGATCAGCGACATCAAATTATAATTCCGCGTGGTGCTCTGGCTTATTTACTAGTCGCTGATGCTCATACACGTTGCTTACATGGTGGCATACAACAAATGCTTCAGTTCCTTAGACAGCGTTTCTGGCTTATCGGCGCACGAGCGCAAGTAAAGTCTTTCATCTGGGCTTGCACTACATGTCGTAGGCATCTTAAAATTATACAACGTCAACAAATGGCTTCACTTCCGAAAGAGCGTGTACTAGTGGCTCCACCATTTTCTCGTAGTGGCTTGGATTACTGCGGGCCATTCTATGTACGGGTGGGAAAGCATCGCGCTACCCCGACTACAAAAACCTACGCtgccatatttatttgtatggcGTCACGAGCGGTTCACATTGAGCTGGCAGAGGACTTGAGTACACAGGCATTTATAGATGTTTACGATCGTTTTATTAGTCGACGGGGTATCTGTGCCACCTTATACAGTGATAATGGAACACAATTTGTAGGGGCTAATCGTCAAATGCAGGAAGACTTAAAGGCTTGGGTAACAGCACATGCTCAACAACATCTGGCAGCTGAAGGTACATGTTGGAAGTTCATAACACCTTCCGCACCTCATCACGGCGGTCTATGGGAGGCAGCAGTTCGTTCAGCTAAAAAACATCTGCTGAGGATCATGGGCAGCCAGACATTGCGTTACACTGCGTGTCTAAATTCGAGACCACTGATAGCTCTCTACGATGATCCTGAAGCTCTAACACCGGGTGACTTTCTGATCGGACGACCACTCAATTGTCGTCCAGATCCTCCATTGCCTGAAGCTCCAGAAAATCGTCTTCGATATTGGCAACGCCTCCAGAAAATGTTAGAGCATTTTTGGCGCCGCTGGCAATCCGAATATCTAAATACTCTTCAGACACGGAACAAATGGACTAGATCGGAACCCAATGTTCAGCGTGGAGATGTAGTTCTTATACGTGGTGAAAATTTGCCACCATCGGTTTGGCGTATGGGACGGGTGATTGACGTTCACCCGGGCAGTGATGGCCTGGTTCGTACCGTGACCATAGAGTACAATACCAACCAGACATCATCAAATGGACTTCCTAGTAAGCAACGCTGTCAGCGACCGGTGCAGAAGTTATGCCGCCTAACAGGTCCTACAGAAGAATTACTGAACCGCGAGGGTTCAGCCGGGCAGGATGTTCAAGATTTAAGTTCAGTAAAATGCAGTCCTGCGCATAATTAG
- the LOC125777919 gene encoding uncharacterized protein LOC125777919: MASLNLRTSAHAAIVRISKMTEAANYDPDSIECEVIRGQLDKHFERFMEYHTDLVSSAQASELTTHDDFLAATELPYTQICIRLRRICGASEGGVCVANQLDMRLDPIKIPVFNGDPANWLPFKDLFEALVHNRKDLDSSYKLSKLRQHVNADSVPLVGGLYTGGYEDMWQEMKRRFDNPRLLVESHVQRILNLPNQPAESQKGLLRLVDTVQNVMRALSVMGLPVRHWDALLVPILLPKLPTITRYEWGMSLQTNNIPMYQDFLTFIEKRANNLPQGATNGTTTLHQRPTRPVKANVATVNSSQPLHSVKGVTVVCQLCANGHRIHKCQRFVNLSIPERWDTVKRLSLCFNCLGSDHGSRDCTSRDCLRCHHRHHTMLCKGNVANNTPTMEEDTDNRVTDRKISLDTPSTQVPQVNPRQQ, translated from the coding sequence ATGGCTAGTTTGAATCTACGTACTTCAGCGCATGCCGCAATTGTGCGCATTAGCAAAATGACAGAAGCAGCTAATTATGATCCGGACAGCATTGAGTGCGAGGTGATTCGTGGACAATTGGACAAGCATTTTGAAAGGTTTATGGAGTATCATACGGATCTGGTGTCTTCAGCACAAGCCAGCGAATTGACCACACATGACGACTTCCTGGCTGCTACGGAGTTGCcgtacacacaaatatgtattcgACTACGTCGTATATGTGGCGCTAGTGAAGGTGGTGTTTGTGTGGCGAATCAATTGGACATGCGATTAGATCCAATTAAGATTCCTGTGTTCAATGGTGACCCAGCGAATTGGCTGCCTTTTAAAGATTTGTTCGAGGCACTAGTTCACAATCGTAAGGATCTGGATTCCAGTTATAAATTAAGCAAGTTACGCCAACATGTCAATGCTGATAGCGTACCATTGGTCGGTGGACTTTACACAGGCGGCTATGAGGACATGTGGCAGGAGATGAAACGGCGATTTGATAATCCACGCTTGTTAGTGGAATCGCACGTGCAGCGTATCCTGAATTTACCTAATCAACCCGCTGAATCCCAGAAGGGCTTGCTTCGACTAGTTGACACCGTCCAAAATGTGATGCGAGCTTTAAGCGTTATGGGTCTTCCGGTAAGGCATTGGGACGCCCTCTTGGTGCCAATTCTGCTACCTAAATTGCCCACTATCACCAGGTATGAGTGGGGGATGAGCCTTCAGACGAACAACATACCAATGTATCAGGactttttgacatttattgAGAAGCGTGCCAACAATTTGCCTCAAGGAGCTACGAACGGTACAACAACTCTTCATCAGAGACCCACCCGTCCCGTTAAGGCTAACGTTGCAACGGTAAACTCATCTCAGCCGTTACATTCAGTGAAAGGGGTTACGGTTGTTTGCCAACTTTGCGCTAACGGGCACCGAATACACAAGTGTCAACGGTTCGTTAATCTTTCCATACCGGAACGTTGGGATACAGTTAAGCGGCTTTCGTTATGTTTCAACTGCCTTGGAAGTGATCATGGATCTCGTGATTGTACATCGCGAGATTGCTTACGGTGCCATCATCGTCATCATACGATGCTCTGCAAAGGCAACGTTGCGAACAATACACCGACTATGGAGGAAGACACCGACAATCGCGTAACCGATCGGAAAATATCCCTGGACACACCTTCAACACAGGTGCCACAGGTAAACCCACGACAACAGTGA